Proteins encoded together in one Prunus dulcis chromosome 3, ALMONDv2, whole genome shotgun sequence window:
- the LOC117623134 gene encoding syntaxin-124-like, producing the protein MNDLFLSDSFKRYKDLEHQVCIDDMQAGSEAWKETVNLDGFFKEIENVKHDMGAVVQLYKRLQEANEESKLIHDAKSMKELSARMDSDVEQVLKLVKIIKGKLETLELSNADQRKLPSCGAGSSSDRTRTSVLSGLAKKFKDMMDDFQGLRTKMGSEYKETVQRRYFTITGEKANEEMIENLISSGASETLLQKAIEEQGRGQVLDTVQEIQERHDAVKEMEKSLIELHQVFLDMAALVDAQGQQLNDIESHVARANSFVRQGNLQLEVAKDYQKNNRKWACIAIVIGTSAVIILLLPVYLHFKS; encoded by the coding sequence GACCTCGAACACCAAGTCTGCATTGATGATATGCAGGCAGGTAGTGAGGCCTGGAAAGAGACTGTCAATCTTGATGGATTCTTTAAGGAGATAGAGAATGTCAAACATGACATGGGAGCTGTAGTGCAGCTTTACAAGCGGTTACAGGAAGCCAATGAGGAGAGCAAACTCATCCACGATGCCAAATCCATGAAAGAGCTTAGCGCCAGGATGGATTCTGATGTTGAGCAGGTATTGAAGCTGGTTAAAATCATCAAGGGGAAGCTGGAAACACTTGAACTCTCCAATGCTGATCAGCGTAAACTTCCCAGCTGTGGAGCAGGGTCATCTTCTGATCGAACAAGAACTTCAGTACTTAGTGGCTTAGCAAAGAAGTTCAAGGACATGATGGATGACTTTCAAGGCCTCAGAACCAAAATGGGATCCGAATACAAAGAGACAGTTCAAAGGAGGTACTTCACAATAACAGGTGAGAAGGCCAATGAAGAAATGATTGAGAATTTGATATCGAGTGGAGCGAGTGAGACATTGCTTCAGAAGGCAATTGAGGAGCAGGGTCGTGGCCAAGTTTTGGACACTGTTCAAGAGATCCAAGAGCGGCATGATGCCGTGAAGGAGATGGAGAAGAGCCTCATTGAGCTCCACCAAGTGTTCCTAGACATGGCTGCACTGGTTGATGCACAAGGGCAGCAGCTGAATGACATAGAGAGCCATGTGGCACGTGCCAATTCGTTCGTCAGGCAAGGAAATCTGCAGCTTGAGGTAGCTAAGGACTATCAGAAGAATAACAGGAAGTGGGCTTGCATTGCCATAGTTATTGGCACCAGTGCTGTTATCATTCTTCTTTTACCTGTTTATCTTCACTTCAAGAGTTAA
- the LOC117623557 gene encoding uncharacterized protein LOC117623557, with protein MATLAAAAARQFATSSRISSARTSSQASNLIQRRGLAGAADHHGPPRVNVWQDPLSPSKWKEEHFVIVSLSGWGLLIFGAYKFFTGGKGKKEEKLAEASH; from the exons ATGGCTACTTTAGCGGCGGCTGCAGCTCGTCAATTCGCAACTTCAAGTCGAATCTCTTCGGCTAGAACCTCGTCTCAAGCATCGAATCTAATCCAAAGGCGTGGCCTTGCCGGCGCTGCTG ATCATCATGGACCCCCACGGGTTAACGTCTGGCAAGACCCATTGAGCCCATCCAAATGGAAGGAAGAGCAT TTTGTAATTGTCTCTTTATCTGGCTGGGGTCTACTCATCTTTGGGGCTTACAAGTTCTTCACTGGAGGCAAGGGCAAGAAGGAAGAG aaaCTGGCGGAAGCATCGCACTGA
- the LOC117622759 gene encoding uncharacterized protein DDB_G0290685-like, with translation MAKGNGNGSSNNSSRGRPYGLMLVMAFGAALLGVMVLHKLRERRIFNLLLKEKDTDLISLHHLLQKERYYAKELKRKNEEMTTKLYSIRTQKMELDRRVLELKSTIDSLKEELQTMEAALEEKQSEIKMQRVNVENENPQVMELLEILKKKEAEVEDLKHHLEYPVKVSSVSTDDPSNPAVNLTLSESVAGKGKTEVTETTEESDRLQESTISNKDIEKERPSEGGSGNKSIRLRQGENTTEVEDQIGNGEGETDRREMMSKQPENFMNPQDGNIKGDTEEEGQGKKGENFKDGEESNLANAAEAISDTNGKDDGNIENSELNESQKLHAPPTGGMKLEMQDNSDNSGRSRRVRGKHGFISGDRRKKSRLIAKHRRLGNRGNFKTNGVGSVGSVRSTRFSKDGQNGSMDSGDLEEAASNRRLKVKGDSKQRLEVGKSEDHEAINMQQQNLNNRDIKKPENSAEQTKSADTQDLPADLEVADAEEQEKDATDDNVFDELSGSNLEEDKEEYREEVDESEF, from the exons atggctAAGGGGAATGGGAATGGAAGcagcaacaacagcagcagAGGGAGGCCATATGGATTGATGTTGGTGATGGCATTTGGGGCAGCATTGCTTGGGGTGATGGTGCTTCACAAGCTCAGGGAGAGGCGCATCTTCAACCTCCTCCTCAAAGAGAAAGATACCGACCTCATTTCTCTTCACCACCTTTTacag AAGGAGAGATACTACGCCAAAGAGTTGAAAAGGAAGAACGAAGAGATGACAACGAAGCTATACTCCATTAGAACCCAAAAGATGGAGCTTGACAGAAGAGTCTTGGAGTTGAAGTCCACCATTGATTCGCTTAAAGAGGAGCTACAAACCATGGAGGCCGCACTTGAGGAGAAGCAGagtgaaatcaaaatgcagaGAGTGAACGTGGAGAATGAGAATCCTCAAGTGATGGAATTATTAGAAAtcttgaagaaaaaggaagctGAAGTTGAAGATTTGAAACACCATCTTGAATACCCGGTTAAGGTCTCGTCGGTGAGCACTGATGATCCATCAAATCCAGCTGTAAATCTAACCTTGTCTGAAAGTGTGGCAGGAAAAGGGAAAACAGAGGTGACTGAGACTACAGAAGAGTCTGATCGATTGCAAGAATCCACCATCTCTAACAAGGACATTGAGAAAGAAAGGCCAAGTGAAGGTGGAAGTGGGAATAAATCCATTCGTCTTAGACAGGGTGAGAACACAACAGAAGTAGAAGATCAAATAGGAAACGGAGAGGGAGAAACTGATAGGAGAGAAATGATGAGCAAACAGCCAGAGAATTTCATGAACCCTCAAGACGGGAATATCAAAGGGGACACCGAAGAGGAGGGCCAAGGAAAGAAAGGTGAGAATTTCAAAGATGGTGAGGAAAGTAATCTGGCAAATGCAGCTGAGGCAATTAGTGACACTAATGGAAAAGATGATGGAAATATTGAAAACTCTGAACTCAATGAGAGTCAGAAACTTCATGCGCCTCCTACAGGTGGGATGAAGTTGGAAATGCAAGACAACTCTGACAACAGTGGAAGGTCTAGAAGAGTGAGAGGGAAGCATGGCTTTATTAGTGGCGATAGACGTAAGAAATCGAGATTAATTGCTAAGCACAGGAGGTTGGGGAACAGgggaaattttaaaaccaATGGAGTGGGAAGTGTAGGAAGTGTGAGAAGTACAAGATTCAGCAAAGATGGTCAGAATGGGTCTATGGACAGTGGAGACTTAGAGGAAGCAGCTTCAAACAGGAGACTTAAAGTTAAAGGTGATAGCAAACAGAGACTTGAAGTTGGAAAATCAGAAGACCATGAAGCCATTAACATGCAACAACAGAACCTAAACAACAGGGATATCAAGAAACCAGAAAATAGTGCTGAACAAACGAAATCTGCCGATACACAGGACTTGCCAGCAGATTTGGAAGTTGCAGATGCAGAGGAACAAGAAAAAGATGCAACTGATGATAATGTCTTTGATGAATTATCTGGTTCCAATTTGGAAGAAGATAAAGAAGAGTACAGGGAGGAAGTAGATGAGTCTGAATTTTAG
- the LOC117623046 gene encoding protein LTO1 homolog: MEDILEPAVNLVENLHKEGFDEGYGDGLVAGKEEAKEVGLKHGFEVGEELGFYRGCVDVWNSAIRVDPTPFSLRVQKGVKQMEELIDKYPVMEPEDESVQDVMEALRLKFRAICASMGVKLEYKGYPGAASEAKQLSY, translated from the coding sequence ATGGAAGACATATTAGAACCAGCTGTGAATCTCGTTGAGAACCTACATAAGGAAGGCTTCGATGAAGGCTACGGAGACGGCCTAGTCGCCGGAAAAGAGGAGGCAAAGGAAGTGGGCCTCAAGCACGGCTTTGAGGTGGGCGAGGAGCTCGGTTTCTACCGGGGCTGCGTGGACGTGTGGAACTCTGCAATCCGGGTCGACCCGACACCGTTCTCGCTTCGGGTCCAGAAGGGTGTGAAGCAGATGGAGGAGTTGATTGACAAATACCCAGTTATGGAACCCGAGGACGAGAGCGTCCAAGATGTAATGGAGGCTCTGAGGTTGAAGTTCAGGGCTATTTGTGCTTCAATGGGTGTGAAATTGGAGTATAAGGGGTATCCGGGAGCTGCTTCTGAAGCTAAGCAGTTGTCGTATTGA
- the LOC117623045 gene encoding formimidoyltransferase-cyclodeaminase-like isoform X1 translates to MFWLRECELVNCFLGCASTDKQGGEKMLKSMLGCCKVYISESRNRAALEAIERAAKLFSEAPIVNKFEDETYNRVGYTLVSKLAPKPSEDPCPLRMAVLAMVKAAFETIDLEMHCGSHPRLGVVDHICFHPLLGASLDQVAGVANSLGADVGSNLQVPTFLYGAAHEEGRTLDSIRRELGYFRPTSSGEQWVGGPKSEYLALKPDKGPPQVTQGKGVIVIGATRWVDNYNVPVFSTDIAAVRRIAKRVSGRGGGLPSVQAMALAHGESVIEVACNLLEPEKVGGDRVQLEVERLSEEEGIRVGKGYFTDFSQEKLIESYLQSGCCM, encoded by the exons ATGTTTTGGTTGAGGGAGTGTGAGTTGGTCAATTGCTTTCTGGGTTGTGCTT CTACTGATAAACAGGGAGGAGAGAAAATGTTGAAGTCTATGCTTGGTTGCTGCAAGGTGTACATTTCTGAAAGCAGAAACAGGGCTGCGCTGGAGGCCATCGAGCGAGCTGCTAAGCTTTTCTCAGAAGCACCCATTGTCAATAAGTTTGAAGATGAGACTTACAACAGAGTTGGTTACACTCTTGTCTCCAAGTTGGCTCCAAAGCCATCTGAGGATCCTTGTCCCTTGAGGATGGCAGTGCTGGCCATGGTTAAGGCTGCTTTTGAAACCATCGACCTTGAGATGCATTGTGGAAGTCATCCCCGGCTCGGAGTTGTGGATCATATATGCTTTCACCCCCTGCTTGGTGCTTCTTTGGACCAAGTGGCTGGGGTTGCAAACTCTTTGGGGGCAGATGTTGGCTCTAATCTTCAAG TCCCTACCTTTCTCTATGGAGCTGCCCATGAAGAGGGGAGGACACTTGATTCAATCAGAAGAGAGCTGGGTTATTTCAGGCCAACTTCTAGTGGAGAACAGTGGGTTGGGGGGCCAAAATCGGAATACTTGGCGCTGAAGCCGGACAAGGGACCCCCTCAAGTGACTCAGGGAAAAGGTGTCATTGTGATTGGAGCAACCCGGTGGGTTGATAACTATAACGTCCCAGTTTTTTCTACTGATATTGCTGCTGTTCGTAGAATTGCGAAACGAGTGAGTGGCAGAGGAGGTGGACTTCCTTCAGTCCAAGCCATGGCACTTGCACACGGTGAATCTGTCATTGAGGTAGCTTGCAATTTGTTGGAACCGGAGAAAGTGGGAGGAGATAGGGTTCAGCTTGAAGTTGAGAGGCTTTCAGAGGAAGAGGGGATAAGAGTCGGGAAGGGCTACTTCACTGATTTTTCTCaggaaaaattaattgaaagtTACTTGCAGTCAGGTTGCTGTATGTAA
- the LOC117623045 gene encoding formimidoyltransferase-cyclodeaminase-like isoform X2, whose translation MLKSMLGCCKVYISESRNRAALEAIERAAKLFSEAPIVNKFEDETYNRVGYTLVSKLAPKPSEDPCPLRMAVLAMVKAAFETIDLEMHCGSHPRLGVVDHICFHPLLGASLDQVAGVANSLGADVGSNLQVPTFLYGAAHEEGRTLDSIRRELGYFRPTSSGEQWVGGPKSEYLALKPDKGPPQVTQGKGVIVIGATRWVDNYNVPVFSTDIAAVRRIAKRVSGRGGGLPSVQAMALAHGESVIEVACNLLEPEKVGGDRVQLEVERLSEEEGIRVGKGYFTDFSQEKLIESYLQSGCCM comes from the exons ATGTTGAAGTCTATGCTTGGTTGCTGCAAGGTGTACATTTCTGAAAGCAGAAACAGGGCTGCGCTGGAGGCCATCGAGCGAGCTGCTAAGCTTTTCTCAGAAGCACCCATTGTCAATAAGTTTGAAGATGAGACTTACAACAGAGTTGGTTACACTCTTGTCTCCAAGTTGGCTCCAAAGCCATCTGAGGATCCTTGTCCCTTGAGGATGGCAGTGCTGGCCATGGTTAAGGCTGCTTTTGAAACCATCGACCTTGAGATGCATTGTGGAAGTCATCCCCGGCTCGGAGTTGTGGATCATATATGCTTTCACCCCCTGCTTGGTGCTTCTTTGGACCAAGTGGCTGGGGTTGCAAACTCTTTGGGGGCAGATGTTGGCTCTAATCTTCAAG TCCCTACCTTTCTCTATGGAGCTGCCCATGAAGAGGGGAGGACACTTGATTCAATCAGAAGAGAGCTGGGTTATTTCAGGCCAACTTCTAGTGGAGAACAGTGGGTTGGGGGGCCAAAATCGGAATACTTGGCGCTGAAGCCGGACAAGGGACCCCCTCAAGTGACTCAGGGAAAAGGTGTCATTGTGATTGGAGCAACCCGGTGGGTTGATAACTATAACGTCCCAGTTTTTTCTACTGATATTGCTGCTGTTCGTAGAATTGCGAAACGAGTGAGTGGCAGAGGAGGTGGACTTCCTTCAGTCCAAGCCATGGCACTTGCACACGGTGAATCTGTCATTGAGGTAGCTTGCAATTTGTTGGAACCGGAGAAAGTGGGAGGAGATAGGGTTCAGCTTGAAGTTGAGAGGCTTTCAGAGGAAGAGGGGATAAGAGTCGGGAAGGGCTACTTCACTGATTTTTCTCaggaaaaattaattgaaagtTACTTGCAGTCAGGTTGCTGTATGTAA